The sequence TTGCTGTTGCTACTTTATTCTGCAACTAGCGCTGATTTGTCCAATCGCCTGTATCATCCATGAATTAAGTTTCAGCAATGCCGCCCATGTTCAAGCCAACCCTAGCGCAGCCATGTTTGTCTGTCGACTCGAAACGCCCTCGGACAGCAGCCCCACTTCAGATCACATGCTGAGCACTGCGCTGCATCGCCATCAACTGGTGGCCTTGTTTGCAATGGTGCTGATTAGCCTGAATTTATTGCTCCAAGTCAAACCACAAACCCAGCGCATCTATCAGCAACGGCTGCATTTAGCCTCGTTTGATTTGCTACCCAAGCTACCCCCGCCACGTTCTGCCTAATCATTCAATTCATGATGTCAAACTTCGAGAAGCTCAACCGTGGTTGAGTCGTTGTGGCATGATTTTGAAAGGAAGCAGCAGTATGTCAGCCTCATTTATTTTGTTAATTAATCACACCAGCACCGCCAGCATTCAAACCAACCTGTTGATGGAACAGGGCTATATCCCAATGCTCTTGCCGTTGAATCAATTGGCTCAATTGCCAGCCCTACCGCACCAAACCATCGTTGTCGCTTGTTTCAACAACCAAGCTGAGCTTGAACAACTGACCACCACCCTACCAACCTGGAATATGCCGTGGATCGGCTGGAATTTGAGCGGCCAGATCGAGCTTTCGATTGCGGCCTACAAAGCTAGCGCCGATATTGTGTTGACTGATAGTTGCACCGAGCAATTGTTGCTGAATGTGCTGAGCCAGCGCAGCAACTATATCGCAGGCCAGAGCGACCCCATTGTCAAACAGCGCCAACGCCATTATCAACGGGGCACATTAATCAGCCTGCCAGCCGAGCATATCTTATTAATTAATGAAGGCGTGGTGGGGTTAGCCACGTTGCATAGCGATGGTTCGCAGGTGCTGGTCAGCTTATGCGGCCCACAACAGTTGGTGTATAGCACCGAGCAACAATCGAGTGTCCAGCTATATGCCCATAGCGATGTCGTTGGTCAAGTCTATGCTTGGGCGCAGGTTGCCGAGCATCCATCATTATTACAACGCCTGCGCAGCCGATTAAGCCAAATGGAGCGTTGGGCTTCGATGCAAGCCAATGGCTATAGCGATCAGCGCATTTTAGGGTTGTTGGGATTATTAGCCGAGCAATTTGGCAAGCCAACCGA is a genomic window of Chloroflexota bacterium containing:
- a CDS encoding Crp/Fnr family transcriptional regulator, producing MSASFILLINHTSTASIQTNLLMEQGYIPMLLPLNQLAQLPALPHQTIVVACFNNQAELEQLTTTLPTWNMPWIGWNLSGQIELSIAAYKASADIVLTDSCTEQLLLNVLSQRSNYIAGQSDPIVKQRQRHYQRGTLISLPAEHILLINEGVVGLATLHSDGSQVLVSLCGPQQLVYSTEQQSSVQLYAHSDVVGQVYAWAQVAEHPSLLQRLRSRLSQMERWASMQANGYSDQRILGLLGLLAEQFGKPTEQGTLIDIRLTHEQLASAIGVNRTTTTRLLRDLRNRGLVYTAGHGAQERFCLPG